The sequence below is a genomic window from Lolium perenne isolate Kyuss_39 chromosome 4, Kyuss_2.0, whole genome shotgun sequence.
CACCAATTCTTAGCTGAAAGAGCATGACTCGGGACACACCATGCTTCCCTCACAGATGTAAGATCCGACCGAACGCTGAAATCAGCTCACCACATATATTTAAATAACACAACTGCCTCTTCCGATATTATATGAAGATCCGACCGAACACCTTTATCCGCTCACCACATACCTTTAAATAACACAACTGCCTCTCCCGAGATTATATGAAGATCCGACCGAACACCTAGATCCGCTCACCACGTACCTCTAAATAACACAACTGCCTCTCCCAAGATTATATGACGGACCGGTCTCACCCTGCAGGGAGCCGAAGCATCGGATGACCAACTAATCATGAACAATCCACCATAATCAATAGAGGACCGGAAAACTGAACCTTCAAGCGCTCCCTATCCACTCTAGAAACAACACTGCTAGAGTGGGAAGGACTTATTCCGATGCGAGAATAGTGCCCAAAACCCCGCCAAACTTGAAAAGATAACCTACAGAGAAGTAGGACCTTCTTCAATATTCCACATCTCCTAATGCTATGGGGGCCTGCGAATCCGGGGCAGAGCGACATGTCCGTGGGAGGGCAATTAAACTAGAACATTCAAATACAAGTACATATCTATACCGAGAGGATACAACAGCGTCTCCACCAACATACATATGAGTGCAACAAGTAACTGAAGAACATACACATCCGCAGAGCCCTTTGTGCCCATCGGGGTTAGCCGGCCGATGTCATGTTGCATTGACGCTAAAGAAGCCTTTGAAAAAGAATGGACGGGCCATCGTCTCAAGGGTAGGAAAAACACCATTGAGTGATAGTAGCCACCCATTCTTAGCTGAAAGAGCATGACTCGGGACATACACTATGCTTCCCTCCAAGCGACCGAACACCTAGATCCGCTTAGCACATACCTTTAAATAACACAACTGCCTCTCCCGAGATTATTTGAAGGACCGCTATCACCCTGCAGGGAGCCAACGCGTGGATGACCAACTAATCATGAACATTCCACCGTAATCAATAGAGGACCGGGAAGCTGAACCTTCCGTCGGTCCCCAACCATACTAGAAACCTTTATGAGAAAAAAATTCCATACTAGAAACACTACCGTTGGAGCGGAAAAGGACTTATTCTGATGCGAGAACAATGCTAGCTGCCCAACATCCAACCAAACTTGCCAAGATAACCTACAGAGAAGTAGGATCTTCTCCAATATGCCACATCTCCTAAGTCTATGGGGCCCTGCGAATCTGGGGCAAAGCGACGTGCCCGTGGGAGGGCACACCTCCGAGGACTCTCCTCGACCTTCTCCGCCCGGCGGCGTGGAGCCAAGATTTATCACATCTCCAAAGGCCACGTGGGCCTCCAGATCCAGGGCAGACCAGCAACCACGCCGACCGGAGGGTGCGCATCCGGATcgcctccaaaggattctcctggTGGCTAGGTTTCTTCTGTTTTTGGTGTGAGGACCAATTTATCTAAAAATATTGCCTTCGATATTTCAATGCCCGTAAATAAGGAAAAATTATAATGAAAGAACGTTTAGATTTTAGTCTCTTGGATGGCAAAGGCCATCAAAACAAGTTAAAAAGAAGTTgttgttagagttgtattagattTCTTTATACCATACAAACTATGTGTATTGGATACGTCTTCGTGTACTCCTTATACCCTATATTAACACGTAACCCGTACCAGCTCCACGTACGGTTCAAACCCTAAActtcacatggtatcagagcagccTTCTCCCTTCTAGCTGTCTCTCTCTCGGCGACCCACGCCGCCTGCCGCCGCCATTGGCCGGTGCAGGACCCGACAACCACAACCAAAATTTCTCTCCGGCCGCCTCACGCCGTCGGGAGCCAGAAACATCACAACCAAAACCAACAAACAAAAAACCCAAATCAAAACCCGTTCCGATCGTCATCTGATCGAGATCCAAAAACCAAAAACCAAAACCAGGAAAAACCCTAGATCCAACATCTCACCGCCCGGCCGCCGCAGTTTGCCGTCGTGAGCATCGATCAATCAACATCAATGGCCTCGTCTTCGTCTGCTGTTGCCGCAGCGAACCTTGCGTCTGCTCTTGGCTCGCCGCCGACGGAAAAGCTCACCCGACAGAACCACCTGTTCTGGAAGGCTCAGGTTCTCCCGGCTCTTCGAGGTGCTCAGGTCATGGGCTTACTTGATGGGTCCGATTCTGCTCCACCGAAGACAATTTCATCTGAAGACAGCGAGAAAAACATGATCAGCATCCCTAACGATGCCTATGCCGTGTGGCTCGCACGGGACCAGACCGTCCTAAGCTATCTAGTGAAGGGACTCGACGTGGATCTTCTTTCCCATGTCATTGGCCTTGAATCAACTCATCAGGTTTGGTCCACAATCGAAGGTCTGTTCACCTCACAGTCTCGCTCTCGCGTGAATATGCTTCGGAGTGCTTTAGCCAATACGAAGAAACTCGAGTTGACAGTGCCACAGTTTATCTCCAAGATGCGGGGCTTTGCATCTGAGCTTGccgcctgacataggcatcccaaatgggcctgccgaatatagtacccggggtttattgaaggcccactacccgaaggataagaagattcgggagcccaagatgcgtttaaggaagaaatagagttgtaataggaagtgttgtttgtaatctggcgggacgagttagaaaccgtcccggactctgtaaacttgtatagcacgaatccctcggcttcacctcatatataagggggagtcgagggacaaaagaaaGAATCGAattattgtctgcaaaccctagttttcatagtcgtcgagtacttttcggctgaaaccttcgagatctacttaccctctacttctaactaaaccctagcctacaatccataggcattgacaagttaatcccttgtcaattggcgccgtctgtgggaattagaggcgtaaggagctgatctcgatggcacgctcaagatcttcgacatcgtcaaccgcaagcaacacaatggatcgaggtaaacagatcgctactggacttgtcgattttgttcctcacccaccctcccgtttggatgcatatgcgtatctggcggagcccatggagatgacgttcggaaggttccactttcgcgtcgagaaggaaggatcgtatcgtgtcgagattccgatttcgtcggaatcatcagtggccgattccgatttttcaagctatacatcgtcaaatgaatcaggagaagaagaaacctcggcgacacgctacgtcgacatcgagcaagagagaaactcgccaagatcttcaacgacatgtcgtttgagtcatctgcggattcatatataagcgatggttcaagcaatgtcgacagttacgacttcatcgacaaatctttgacagtgggcaaggtcttcatcaatctcaacgacgatgtcaccaaacccaacatagatctgagtacaaagtatcatcagatttacgccattgaaaatcaagaagagacatctgaggctttcgacagtttgggaaatccatacgtcgatccctccaatctgcgacaaggcttgggcaacaaatacgtcgggccagagccgcgagatagagttcaactttcacaagcggcGTGGGACGgaggctgcgagagctatgaacggcacggaaccaatggctaccagccacaccggaagaattgcaagcatatcaatataggctcgcacgagctgcagaggaattggaaaaacagacagtgagttgaacgggagaaaggaggcagcttacgcATCCCGGCGGGAGAAGGgcggatctaagtcgacaatctagaactacgggtgatagccatcgggaggcgcggaacagagcaagatcaaggctgcaacacatacccgaggcgagaaagagaacacttggttcaaaacctcgacatgtcctttatgtcgatagatacaagaggaaacatcatccctaagacaccggaggctgggtatatggcgacacatgcttttatccttgcatctaaaccacctccgggtgacccaagggaaacaacttgtacaatatggcggtagcaggagttggagctatggggacagcgtttatatcaacgcctcccgaaggagtggcaaggcaaaatagtccgcgacccgcagcgACAACGGCGGCGGcactgaagggccaagtggagcaagagacacaacggcacaagcaagagtcgacgagcgcgacaaagcgaagggatcatcggcaatcccgaacttaacgacgaagatatgtgcggcttaccatgcttcacgaggagagtccgaaaaacgcgagtcccctcgggattcaagttacccgataatttcaagaaattcgacggccttcaagatccgagaggattggctagtcgactatccggagacggtgaaggcgacgggaggaactagggcaacagccatgcaaagcatccagtgcacctgagtggtgccgcacgatcatggataaagaaactcgctccgggatccatcgacagtgggaaagtttcgaggacgtgttcgtcaagaacttcagatccacgtgcaaaaaacccgcatcgttagaggagttgagagcgtgtcgacaaaagccggatgagccaatgagaaagtacatccagagatggaatatcatcaaaaactcggcgagaaaacatatcgacgagagagcaatagatgcgtttgtcgcgggagtcgagcgtggagactttgtcgaggatttgggaaggaccaatccaaggacggtatccgcgttaatggagatagcaaataaatgggcgagatggagaagacgctgtccacaacaaacgacacggtcgccgagaggaggaccgtggtcgaaactatcaaccgaggcgaagatttcctcggacgtgcaGTAACTACGACGCTccgggacaaatttcggcaggttttcggacaaatacggaggcaatagagatgattaccgagagaagcggtgaacagcgaggtgataatagggatgattcacgcaacgaggcaaaatagtgggccgaggtttccaagacctttcgtgtcccccgaggaaatgctgaacggaccgtgccggatgcacttcttcctcgacaaagaacgggaaaAGACGGTCGGGGCACTGCGGAAAGGCTGTCGAAATTTTCGGGCAATGTTCGGATAcgcgagaaaatgctcacgctcgagcagcacgagagaaaccctcgggagcctaggagcgagattcatctaccgccacctcccgcgattacagaggacaatcgacaccggctaagaatagcggcagctttgcaccaccaccctatgttgatcctaactccaacggagcggtgttgatgattcgagaagggaaggccgtccaatagagctcaaaaagtaatctcacgacggtgtttatggcagagaaaatgcctccaccaacgattgagtaccttaattggtcgggacaagatatcggcttcacaatagcggatcatccgcgacaagttcctcaaccGAGGCGATCGGCACTTATTACGCCAGCGATTATCgcgaggatttgatgtctctcgagtgttcatagacggcggcggcagcttgaacctcatgtatgcggatacattgaggaagatgaacatatccttagcaaacttgaaaccaacgagacacaaggttccacggcatcacaccggagaaaccaagttatccattgggaaaaatcaatctcgatgttcaatttgggacccgagaaaattatagaatcgagaagctcgaatttgaagtcgtggattttccatcacaataccacgctctgttgggacgaccggcatatgctagatttatggcggtaccacactatacatactgttgtggaggttgcccggaccaagaggaccaatcacgagtcaagggaagctttgccttagccgataagtgcgacaaggattttcacgggttggcgaaactttcgggatgcaagccgagtacttggcgtcaaaaagcatggccCGACTACGACGTCTGCccaggacgttggaaggccaaataaagaatcaactttcaacacgagagaaaaattctaaggaggtgcagattcacccgacggatccaaaaagacgacatctatcgcaaacgatatggatatcgcataggaaagcgcgctcgtcaagttcctccgtgagaagctggaaaatctttgcatggtgtccagtgaCATGCCGGGAGTACCCGGGGAACttgcgagcaccacctaaatttggatccaacgacaaaaccaatcgagacaacctttgcggcgtttttcggaaccaaaccgcaaagccatgctttcgaaataaatcgactcgaagaagctggttttatcgagAAATATCtctgaagccacatgggtagctaacccggtgatggtgccgaagaaaaacacggcagtccttcgcatgtgcgtcgactttacgtgtctcaataaacattgtcctaaggatcactttccctcccaaggatcgatcaaattatcgactccacggcgggttgcgaacgtctttccttcttggatgcatactctggttataaccggatcagattaaaagaagatgatgaagccaagacagcgtttattacaccttacggcgtgttttgctacaaaacaatgccctttggtctaaaaatgcgggagcaacatatcgagaggatgatgcgaagtgtttagcaacacagatcgggaaaaacgtgcaagtatacatcgatgatgtcgtcataacatcaaaaaaggggacaacattgatcgaggatctcaaagaaacttttgacaacctcgacaaattctgcctcaaagctgaaccgacgaagtgttcttttggcgtcccaagcgggagaacttacggggtttctagtttcggcaagagggattgaagcaaatcccgacaaaatacaagccatagtaacaatgagaaagccaacaaagttgaaagaaatacagcagctaactgggcgagtcgcagctttgagcaggttcgtcgccgggttaggagaaaaagcgttaccattttatgcgctgataaaacaaggagataaattccggtggaacgaagaggccgacaggctttcgaggatctgaagcgaaaaatctcgacaccaccaatcctggtggctccaaaggaaaaggaacctctcctaccgtatattgcagccacgccccaagtggttagcacggtattagttgtcgaaagagaggaagaagggaaaatccatggagtgcggcgacggtatacttcgtgagcgaagtcttgtcaccttcaaaacaaaggtaccctcggtaccaaaagctagcatatggagtgttcacgacagcacgaaaattgcgccactatttttcggcacacccgatcatagtggtcaatgaagctcccttgtcaaatatcttgaataacccgaagctacgggtcgtgtctccctttggggaatagaactttcccctcgggacatcacgtatgaaaaagaaaagcaataaagtcgcaaatctttgcccggacttcatcgcagaatggatggagttgcaaaatacagacctccagatttatcgagaacttggaccatgaactttgatgggtccaagagactagaaggagtggcgcagagtagtactcatatcacctgaaggcgacaaattgaagtacatcctccggatgacgttccttaacgcatctaacaatgaagcgagaatatgaggccctcatacacgggatgaagatggcaaaagcacgtggagcaactcgattaaaaatctttggcgactcacggttggtggctcggcaagttatgaaccaatgtgatgcaatcaatgatagcatgatggcatacaaggaggtgtacaacgagcttgagaagttattcgatggatgcgaagtaaatcatattagcgaggttgagcaatgacgaagccgacgttcttgcaaacatcgggtccacggtgccttccaatcccgccagtgtATTAAGGAAGAGATAacgagagagatccactaagccaacaaagtcaaaaagaaggagaagaaaccctcgggggctgccaaggaaaagcaagaggacgaagaagaagatcgggacttggtcatggtgatacggataccgtggatgcagccgtacatatcatacatcatgaggaaagaaatacccgatgatccggttgaagcaaggcgagtaattcgacgctccaaagcttttacggtggtcaagggagaattgtataagcgaagtattt
It includes:
- the LOC139838912 gene encoding uncharacterized protein; the protein is MASSSSAVAAANLASALGSPPTEKLTRQNHLFWKAQVLPALRGAQVMGLLDGSDSAPPKTISSEDSEKNMISIPNDAYAVWLARDQTVLSYLVKGLDVDLLSHVIGLESTHQVWSTIEGLFTSQSRSRVNMLRSALANTKKLELTVPQFISKMRGFASELAA